The stretch of DNA GGTCACCAGACCCGTCGTTGGAACCCGAAGATGAAGCGCTTCATCTTCACCGACCGCAACGGCATCTACATCATCGATCTGCAGCAGACGCTGTCGTACATCGACCGCGCCTACGAGTTCGTCAAGGAGACCGTCGCCCACGGCGGAACCATTCTCTTCGTCGGCACCAAGAAGCAGGCGCAGGAGTCGATCGCCGCGGAGGCGACCCGCGTCGGCATGCCGTACGTGAACCAGCGCTGGCTCGGTGGCATGCTCACCAACTTCCAGACCGTGCACAAGCGCCTTCAGCGTATGAAGGAGCTCGAGGCCATGGAGCAGACCGGTGGCTTCGAGGGTCGCACCAAGAAGGAAATCCTCATGCTCACGCGTGAGAAGAACAAGCTCGAGCGCACCCTCGGCGGTATCCGTGACATGGCGAAGATCCCCTCTGCCGTGTGGGTCGTCGACACCAACAAGGAGCACATCGCCGTCGGTGAGGCTCGCAAGCTGAACATCCCGGTCATCGCGATCCTGGACACCAACTGTGACCCGGACGTCGTCGACTACCCGATCCCGGCGAACGACGACGCCATCCGCAGCGCCGCTCTGCTGACCCGCGTCATCGCCTCGGCCGTCGCCGAGGGCGTGCAGGCGCGTGCGGGCCAGGGCTCGGCAGACGCCAAGCCCGAAGCCGGCGCCGAGCCGCTCGCCGAGTGGGAGCAGGATCTGCTGGCCGAGGCTTCGGCTCCGGCGGAGGCCGCGGCTGCTCCGGCCGAGGCCGCTGCGGCTCCGGCCGACGCTCCGGCCGCTCCTGCCGCAGAATAGTCACTGCGGCGGGGGACGACTCGTCACACGAATCCTAAGAAGGAGGATCGCCTCACATGGCGAACTACACCGCAGCAGACGTGAAGCGTCTGCGCGAAATGACCGGTTCGGGCATGCTCGACTGCAAGAACGCACTGGCCAACAACGACGGTGACTTCGACAAGGCCGTCGAGGAACTGCGCATCAAGGGCGCCAAGGACGTGGGCAAGCGCGCCGAGCGCTCCACCGCCGAGGGGTTGGTCGCCGCTCGTGACGGCGTCATGATCGAGCTCAACAGCGAGACCGACTTCGTCGCCAAGAACGACGAGTTCCAGAAGCTCGCCGACGACGTTCTGACCGCGGCCGTCGCGCTGCGCACCAACGACGTCGCAGAGCTCGCCGCAGCTTCGCTGGGCGACGGCACCGTCGCCGAGGCGATCGAGGCCATGTCGGCCAAGATCGGCGAGAAGCTGGTCCTGCAGCGCGTCGCATCGTACGACGGCCCCGTCGCCGTCTACCTGCACAAGCGTGCGTCCGACCTGCCGCCGGCCGTCGGCGTCCTGGTCTCGTACACCGGTGAGGGCGACACCGCCGCGGAGGCCGCTCGCGGCGCCGCCATGCAGGTGG from Gordonia humi encodes:
- the tsf gene encoding translation elongation factor Ts, which translates into the protein MANYTAADVKRLREMTGSGMLDCKNALANNDGDFDKAVEELRIKGAKDVGKRAERSTAEGLVAARDGVMIELNSETDFVAKNDEFQKLADDVLTAAVALRTNDVAELAAASLGDGTVAEAIEAMSAKIGEKLVLQRVASYDGPVAVYLHKRASDLPPAVGVLVSYTGEGDTAAEAARGAAMQVAALRAKYASRDEVPADVVENERRIAEETAKAEGKPEQALPKIVEGRVNGFYKDVVLVDQPSVTDSKKTVKAILDEAGASVVAFTRFEVGQA
- the rpsB gene encoding 30S ribosomal protein S2; translated protein: MAVVTMKQLLDSGAHFGHQTRRWNPKMKRFIFTDRNGIYIIDLQQTLSYIDRAYEFVKETVAHGGTILFVGTKKQAQESIAAEATRVGMPYVNQRWLGGMLTNFQTVHKRLQRMKELEAMEQTGGFEGRTKKEILMLTREKNKLERTLGGIRDMAKIPSAVWVVDTNKEHIAVGEARKLNIPVIAILDTNCDPDVVDYPIPANDDAIRSAALLTRVIASAVAEGVQARAGQGSADAKPEAGAEPLAEWEQDLLAEASAPAEAAAAPAEAAAAPADAPAAPAAE